A single genomic interval of Bradyrhizobium japonicum USDA 6 harbors:
- a CDS encoding Bug family tripartite tricarboxylate transporter substrate binding protein, with translation MRLIWIAIAAAAVMLAGPASGQPARSVKLIVPYPAGGNVDSAARIVADKLQEKLGQPFIIENKAGAGGMIAGEAFAKSAPDGYTLFVGANGPVLFATEINKREAYSWKKDFLPISTISMTPLVLEVHPSVQATTFKEFIELAKREPGKLTMASPGPGTTNHLLSELMQSSLDLQWVTAHYRGNAPAINDLLGGQVQFAFDQLTVSLQHIKAGLFRALAVTSPHRLKSLPDVPTFAELGYKDFDGQTFTGLFAPAGTPAPIVDKLHETLVAILKDPGVIDKFEKLGGESTPMTPAEFKAYLEREDAKWIPVVRKANIKAD, from the coding sequence ATGAGATTAATCTGGATCGCCATAGCTGCCGCAGCCGTGATGCTGGCGGGACCCGCATCGGGCCAGCCGGCGCGCAGCGTCAAGCTGATCGTGCCCTATCCGGCCGGCGGCAATGTCGACAGCGCCGCGCGCATCGTCGCCGACAAGCTCCAGGAAAAGCTCGGCCAGCCCTTCATCATCGAGAACAAGGCCGGCGCCGGCGGCATGATCGCGGGTGAAGCCTTCGCGAAATCGGCGCCCGACGGTTACACGCTGTTCGTCGGCGCCAACGGCCCGGTGCTGTTCGCGACCGAGATCAACAAGCGCGAAGCCTATAGCTGGAAGAAGGATTTTCTTCCGATCTCGACGATCTCGATGACGCCGCTGGTTCTCGAAGTGCACCCGTCCGTGCAGGCCACGACGTTCAAGGAATTCATCGAGCTCGCCAAGCGCGAGCCCGGCAAGCTGACGATGGCCTCGCCCGGCCCCGGCACAACCAACCATCTGCTCAGCGAGCTGATGCAGTCGAGCCTCGACCTGCAATGGGTCACCGCGCATTACCGCGGCAATGCGCCGGCGATCAACGATCTCCTGGGCGGCCAGGTGCAGTTCGCATTCGACCAGCTCACGGTCAGCCTCCAGCACATCAAGGCTGGCCTGTTCCGCGCGCTCGCCGTCACCAGCCCGCATCGCCTGAAGTCGCTGCCTGATGTTCCGACCTTTGCCGAGCTCGGCTACAAGGACTTCGACGGCCAGACCTTTACAGGCCTGTTCGCGCCCGCCGGCACGCCGGCGCCGATCGTCGACAAGCTGCATGAGACGCTGGTTGCGATCCTGAAAGATCCGGGTGTGATCGACAAGTTCGAAAAGCTTGGCGGCGAATCCACCCCGATGACGCCGGCCGAGTTCAAGGCCTATCTCGAGCGCGAGGACGCCAAGTGGATTCCGGTCGTGCGCAAGGCCAACATCAAGGCTGACTGA
- a CDS encoding flavin reductase family protein: MRIDPTELGAERIYRLMTGIVVPRPIAWVTSLSRSGVLNLAPFSAFTFVSQKPPMLAISVGRKGADYKDTAHNILDTEEYVIHIADTPLMSAVHDSSVEHPPEISEVEHLGLETLPCERIKVPRLAAAPVAMECRFRQCLEFGEARSRLIVGEVVMFHIRDGLVNDGKVETAALDPIARIGGPRYARLGEIVTLNTVFQTPKSKD; the protein is encoded by the coding sequence ATGCGGATCGACCCCACCGAGCTCGGCGCGGAGCGCATCTACCGGCTGATGACCGGCATCGTGGTGCCGCGCCCGATCGCGTGGGTCACGAGCCTGTCGCGCTCCGGCGTGCTCAACCTTGCGCCGTTCAGCGCCTTCACCTTCGTCTCGCAGAAGCCGCCGATGCTCGCCATCAGCGTCGGGCGCAAGGGCGCCGATTACAAGGACACCGCGCACAACATCCTCGACACCGAGGAATATGTCATCCACATCGCCGACACTCCGTTGATGAGCGCAGTGCATGACAGCTCGGTCGAGCATCCGCCTGAAATCAGCGAGGTCGAGCATCTCGGGCTGGAGACGCTGCCCTGCGAGCGGATCAAGGTGCCGCGGCTCGCGGCGGCACCTGTCGCGATGGAGTGCCGCTTCCGGCAGTGCCTCGAATTCGGCGAGGCCCGCAGCCGGCTCATCGTCGGCGAGGTCGTGATGTTCCACATCCGCGACGGCCTCGTGAACGACGGCAAGGTCGAGACCGCGGCGCTCGACCCGATCGCGCGCATCGGCGGCCCGCGCTACGCCCGTCTCGGCGAGATCGTGACGCTGAACACCGTCTTCCAGACGCCCAAATCCAAAGACTGA